The following coding sequences lie in one Haematobia irritans isolate KBUSLIRL chromosome 3, ASM5000362v1, whole genome shotgun sequence genomic window:
- the LOC142231542 gene encoding uncharacterized protein LOC142231542 isoform X1, producing MVGSLSLLQFLVSYAYHKPNTKTPVYQQTPPSPPKRSKFVSSCMNSHRRYLSHRTSKFSSNRHRKLQPFRET from the exons ATGGTGGGCTCTTTgtcattattacaatttttggtGTCTTACGCCTACCATAAGCCAAATACAA AAACACCAGTATACCAGCAAACACCTCCATCTCCCCCTAAACGGAGCAAGTTCGTTAGTTCGTGCATGAATTCACATCGGCGCTATTTAAGTCATAG gacttcaaaattttctagtaacAGACACCGGAAGCTGCAACCTTTTAGAGAAACGTGA
- the LOC142231542 gene encoding uncharacterized protein LOC142231542 isoform X2 produces the protein MTFERILETPVYQQTPPSPPKRSKFVSSCMNSHRRYLSHRTSKFSSNRHRKLQPFRET, from the exons ATgacttttgaaagaattttag AAACACCAGTATACCAGCAAACACCTCCATCTCCCCCTAAACGGAGCAAGTTCGTTAGTTCGTGCATGAATTCACATCGGCGCTATTTAAGTCATAG gacttcaaaattttctagtaacAGACACCGGAAGCTGCAACCTTTTAGAGAAACGTGA